The genome window CTTTACAATTTTGCATCATGATATTAAAACAGCAATTTCAGTGCAAACAAAGTCTTAATCCTAATGTTATTATCTAACAAAGCAAAGGCACCATATTGCAGATtgcaggcacagacacacaatttACAATAAAAGGCTGCTCACATGTTATATCTCAACCTTCACCTTTTTCCTACAAAAAAGTTACCTTATAGCATAGTATACAGGCCTGTGTAATCATTTATTGATGGATTCATTATACCAATTATGTAGATCAAAAAAGaagtctgaaatgaaatgagaaaggaTGCTGCTCAGCCTCAGCGTGTTTACCTCCTGCAGATGTGCAGAGAATGTGCAGGTGAGTCATGAGAGACAATCAGAGATCCGTAAAAGCTGTCGTGTTAATCAATAACTTGAACCGACTTGAGTGCTGTCGTGGTGACGTCATTTACAAACGAAGACTTAGTCATCCCTTGCTGTGGGACAAATAGTTGGATGTAAATCAGTGTGCCACCTCAGCAATTACACCAAAGTTAAAGTAAATGACATGTTGACCAACCCATGCATTGAACTGTGCTGTGCTCATGGCAAATTCTCAAAAAACACACCTCAATCTAGAGCTGAAATCTGCGTGTGTGCCCGCAGAAGGGTTATAATGCATAATGGTAATGTGCCTCTGTGAATGTGCAAACAAAGTCCTGCCAGCGTTTCCCCCAAACCTGAGCTACTGGATTCCTCAGCCATATCATTTTAAGTGTCTGATTCCCATTCGCTGGGCATTTTCTGAGTACACTAAATAATCCTTTCAACCTTTCTTCCTCGGTTTCTCACAAATACCTGAGAAAGGTGTGGACTTTATGCTGAAGGTAAGGAACAAGAAAGGACACACCCAAACCCTGACAGATCTTGGCACAAGTCTTAACTCACCTTCTTCAGGAAGCTTTGTAAATCTTTTTCGGACCACAGGTTGTAGAGAAACAGGGATGCAGCTTTGCTGGATTTGGGCAAATAGCTAAGGAGGGAAAACAGTTGTCATAGATCAGTTTGAACAGGTGGAAATCAGGGCATAGCTGAGTCATAGGTATTCCCCTTATCTTGAATAATCTTGTTTGTTCTTATAAGTACATATGCAGGCGCATTCTGTTTGGGCACACATGCAACCTTACTCGTTTTGGCTGAGACTCATTAGCGACTTAATCAGGTTCTTGTTCAACAGGTGTTTGCCCATCTCAGGCTCCTTCATTAGCAGGCTGTTGGCAACCTGACAGGCCATGGCCAGAGTGTCATCAGACTCATTCCCTTCCTTGGTGCTTTCAGTGATGATGCCCAGCAGCTCCGGGAGGGCTTTACGAGCTTCAGTGACAaggtaaacaaaacacactggcTGTTTCACACAAGCAAGCACATGTACAACTGCAAACAGTTTTAGATAATGACCTAATCTGATCTACTGCAAAGCAAAAATGATTGTAGATTTTGACAAACATTactggattttttattttttttttttaacttttgcacATGGTTGAGGGGGAAGACATCTAAGATTGAGTCAAAACAGTTTGATAAAGCAAAATCCTTATATAGTTTTGTCTTGCACCTAGTACTTACCCATGGCATTGTGCAGGTTTGGGTTCTTGGTCAAATTTCCGACCAAAGCCACTGTGTTCCTCTGTATGTTAACTTTGTTTGACCTCAAAAGGGGACTGATAACCCTCAGGCCATTCAGTTTCTGCACAATGGTTTGGCTCATTACACTGGAGACCTGTGAGTATAGAAAAACAGATCAGATCCTAAACTCAAGAAACAACATGTTTAATGGACAAGCACGCCCAAAGTAGTCCCTAGTAAGTGTGTAACAGCACAACATATCTTTTCTTACAATGCCTTCATGTGCGGTGAGGTTCTGCAGCGCTCCACAACAGGCCTCCTGTGTTTCTTCTCGCTGGCTAGTGCTAAGCAAATTCAGGTAACTCTGCAGAGTTTTGGAGTGGAACAGCCAGCCTGCTCCGGTAGGCTGTGGATCCTCGACTACTGGAAAGTCAAAGTGACGCTGGATGACAAAAGCAACAGATCATCATCAATATGTAGCTGTCCTTGACCAGcacactaatgattattttttttaggatttTAGGTTTCATAGCATAATTCAATACTACGCCACCCTCCATTTCACAGCACGTATTGTATGagcaataaaacattttaattttttgaaTGTAGCCGATTCTCTTCAAGAAATGCGGAATTACACTCTGCGATTTTCTCGCaattttttgtaacattttttgtaaaatgaatCTGAATGATTTATAAAACATTGATTGCgccaaatgaaaacatgctgcAATTTGAAGCCTATCTTGTGTATTTCATCTTCCCATTTTATTACTGAATTTGCTTGTTTAATGTTAAGAAACCAGGTGGTAAAAGATCCTTAATAAAGTAAAAGCTGAAAACTGCGACAGAGTCTGGAATCAAAACACAAAGTCTCACACTCAGTCCCAGCCTTTGAAATGCTGGAGTATTATTATAACTGTCAGAGTGTTGGAACAATCAATAAATGAGTTTAACTGAGGAATTAACGACTAGAGACACACTGCCAAGTGCAGTCTAGACAAACTGACAGGTACAACGAGCTGTCATAATCAAAATTATCACTTACGCCGTGGTCTACATCAGTACATTTGTCTGTGGTGAACAACTTCCTCGTCTTACCTCTTGTTCTGGAGATTTGTTCTGTGGGTTGAAGCAGCCGATGGGGCCAGCGTCACTCTGGCTTTGGCTTCTGTTGACAGTCTTGGCCAAAGCTGTGATCCTGCTGAACAAAGTCGGAGCCTCTGCCTCCAGCTGGAACGTCAGGTTGTGCAGGatgcacacacagttttctaTAGACTGTTTTAACAGGAAGAACAATGATAGAACATTAGGGCATATGCAACACTCACACCCCTTTGCTACCGACATAGAACAGATTTGCGCACCTAATTTGGAATCGTTGTGAGAATTTTGACGAAAAATGAATTGATTCAGAACCGGAAAATCTGAATCTGAGAAGTTGGTTCCCAGGTGGAACCAAAAAATATCAGGTTTTCCTTGACCCGAAGCGCAAACGGTGACAACATCAGTGGGTGTGCCACCCCTAGTGGGTGTGTCCAGCATTTTGGTGAACCTCCCCAGGTATAGAGTGCTCCTGTTTTTTTGGACCTCATGATACAGTAAAACAAGCctaaacaagcacacacaaaaacacacaccatatCGACACAAAATCCAACAACAAATGTCACTTTGCTCGCTTGTTTCCTGGTCAGACTATTATTATTTGTCCTGTCTtgtattcattgttttgttttctccatgtTGCCCTGTCAATGTTTTCACTGTCTTGCAATTacagaagaaaaggagagggcAACTGTGGAGTAGTCAAGTGAGAAATACTTAATAAATACTTTTTGGATAACAACATATCTCAGTGATGACAGAACAAAAAGTAATCAATGTGATCCATCTTGCTACTGCCATTTACTTCTGTTGTGCACGGTCTGTCCATTAAGGATGCATCCTTGATTGATTAAATTGGTGGAAACATGGGCTGGTTTGCTGGATGGCACCAAGGTTCCAAGAATCCTGAATGAAGCTAGTCCAAGAACCACAGCTATTTTGGTGgtaaagagtgagagagagagcaaaatcTGTACAATCTAATgccataattaaaaaaaaacaaacaaaacaatacattgTGATAAAAACTGCAAAAGTCACCTACATAGTAGCAATGGCTGATTCAAACTACAGCTGCTGTCTATAATGACAAGTGcgtctgtttttttcccacgTTCCACATGAAGGTGTGATAGGCgagtgacacagagaaaataagagtGAAAGAGGAACACATAgacatttagtttgttttacCTTATCATCTGGTTTCCCTGCCTCCACACAGTCTTTCACATAACTGACCAAGGAGTCGACCAGACCTCGACATTTTCTCATCAcctgtctgttgttttgctttgagCTGCTGAGGtttctgttgaaaataaaaatccaagATATTTGTTAAACAATGTTTTGACATATTACATCGTCAACAGTGATACTATTAGCGAAtacaaaaaaatgcatttttgacAGTGTAAAATTGAAGTTCTATTACTATAATGATCATTATCATTAACCTCAGTAGTTGTAGCTGATCCCTTCAGGCACTGTATTGGATTTATTCGTTTTTAAATAAGTAACAGTTACGGTCAAGCCTTGCAGCAAAGGTTTCAAGAACCAGTATAATAGAAAATTCTGATCATGTCTGAGATTGATAACATCTTGCCTTAAAAgtaaataatagtaatattgCACAGTATAGAAATGAATAAAACCACAGTCAATTCAAACAATAACAGCTTTCTTTGAATGacacaggaagtcagaggaGGTTTACACGGCAGCCGTGTGTTTGCTGATATAGCAGATAAGATACCTTTTACTGCCTGTCACTGCAGTTTGATTTATGTTGACGCTGTACATTAACACTCATAATGACAGCATAAGAGCTCCCAACGCCCACAGACTCCTGAGGAGACTGCTCAAAAGTTGTAACATTGACAGAAAACTTCTATATTGTGCAGCAAGcctattaaaaaagaaaaaaaataaataattgatcaGTGAAGttaacaaaatattagaaacaacTCACCTAAAAATACAGCCTCCAAATGACAAAACTGGACAAACACCTCTCTAACATTATAACCTCTATGAAGACAGGCTTTATTGCAGGGCTGCTATGTATTACCATGTATCAGACTCCATTAGTTTTATTTAGGTAATTACCTGGCAACTGAGTATATGTTTTACCTCCAATGATACTTAATCTACTTAGAATTTTTTGTACATGTCTTACACAGGTtgcaaaataacattttatgaGTAAAGGGTTGGATCAAATAGATGCACATATTTGAGTAAGTAAATTAGCCTATATGCACTGTCACAATATTCTACTTTTCATAAATTTTGGTCCAGTGGTAGTTATCTGTATTTTTCCAGGGAAGAACTCATAATAATGCCTTATAAACCAAACCCAAACACAGacttataaaaacagaaatcaactGCTGGAAGTGTTCAGACATCCAGAGATTAATTGTGCGTGACCAAGAGTAGAAATAGGAAAACTACTACTAGTAGTAATAAGGAATAAGGAATTGGTGGGTCTTACAGCGTTTGAGGCACACTTACATCATTCCTTCCACTCATTCATTTCCTTTATGACTAGGGCAGACTGTTTACACATGTTAATGGAGCAAACCGACTTGCAGGCAGTTTTGTATTGGTACCTTGGCTTATCACAAATCATTTCTCACGCACAACATCAtattcaaacaaaataaatctctGGAGGAAGTTGTTCCTAAAGGAAAGCCAGGTAATGCTCAATTCCCTGATGTATGTTTGATATATATAGTTGATGTGCTGCATGGATGTGTTGTATAAATATAAAGTAATGCATTCACGGCTTGATCTACAGTTGGGCAACACACAGGCAGCGACATCCTAAACCTTATGTGAACGAAAGCAAAGGCAATGAAATTATATTTAGTGCTCAGTTGTATTTTCTGCTTACCTTAGACATCCAGTAGCGTGATAGAAGGCCTCAGGGTCTTGGGTGGTCCGGTCAGGACCTGTTGTGTAAGGCAAGATCACACGCTCCATTAAGACAGGCAACGCACTCTTCAGCAGGTCTGGCTTGAGGTCGTCTGCAGAGGATAAATTCCACAGGAGACCtggaaagaaaattaaaatgtcaatCAGTATTTACTTATACTGCCTgtggtaaaaataaagaaataaaatgaattcatgATGATATATGGTAAACCTGATTAATACTCTTGATAACAGTAATCAAACATTTGAAATCAGAGTGTTAAGTGCTCCTTAAGTGCTCCTGTATTGTtataacatttaaacattttacaaattttCATGAACATTTAGCTTTATCACTAGATAAACATCAAGTGGATTTTGGCAACATGCTCCAAGTGATGATAACACTTTATAGCACGGCAGCACTCGAACAGCTTTGTGACTGACAGCAGAATATAAACAGGATTATGTTATACTCCACAGGTTTGCATATTTCAGAGCTAACGTGTACCTGTCAGCTGTTTCTGTATCTCTCCAGAGTCTGTATCTCTGAGCAGAGCCACAGCCTCTGTGATGCCCCCGCTGCGATGAATCACCTCCTTGTTATTGTCGCTTTTAAAGGACAGGTTACGAAGGGCAGCTGAGGCCGTCTGGCTGACTTGTGAACTGGGGCTGTGCAGCAGAGCCACCAGAGGAGGGATTCCATTGAACTTTAACACCTGCAAGACACGAAGGTTTCAGAAGTTTGCACAACCGGGGAACACAgtaatttatttacttattttaaacaataatttaatattaCTTGTTCCACACTAAGTTTTCAATGTTAGTGGCAGAGTCCACAATGCCTTGATTCAAATAACCTATCACAGACAAGGGGCTCTGAGGAAATGGTTATCTCAGTGATATAACCCTCATTGTTTACTGTTCACTTTCTTAACACCATATCAGACCTGTATCAAGTTACTGCGGATGCAAACCAGACACTCCTGCTGCTGGTTCATATTAAAAGCTTTTATCTTGCAAAACATGGGGTGTGTTTTGCCATATCAACCAGGACAAAAGTCGTAAGGATTGTGATTTAAATTGGTAATTTACTAATTGTAGGTTTATCTATAACCAGTACAGTACCACATCAACAAAACCATATCTTCTTGCATTAACATGTAATCTTGTGGCCCTGTGTCGGAAATTTaggatttttttcagtgaggTTCGGACTGACATGGGGTGAGTAGAtttcattttggaaaaatgCATTGCATGTATTTCTGCCACCTTTGCCACCTCAGCTATTTCTCAAAATTTCCACACTGAATCTCAGATTATATCTGATGGAAATTATCTGCAGCCTGACTGCATTATAAGATAAGAAGATAAACCACCTCCTCTTTAGCCTTGTCGTCAACGAAAGTGTGGTGCTGAATGTAGGACGCGCCACAGTGCTGATATGTCTCGTCGTTGCTGGAAAGACACTCCACTGCCTCCTTCATGGTGATATCTGCAACTCCACTGTTCCCATTTGTTCCCATACAcctgtaaagtaaaaaaaaaaaaaaaaaagctccgttttttcattcaaaatacTTTATTCATATCATGTAAAATTAAGATAATGAAGCTAATTTTGTTCCCACTCACCCAGAATCTGCTTTGTTCTTGGTCGTATCTTCTGTGACCTGAAGCTTTGAAAGTTGTTTGGGTGTATCAATTTGAGAGCATATGAACTGGTTGTTTGTCTTGATCTGACTTGTGCCATTCATAGTGTACTGAGGCTGGCCAGTGGTGGTGCTCATGAACTGATGCTGGGCTGCTGTGGTGTTGGTTATATACTGACTGATGGCCCTCTCTGCCTTGTAGGTGCCCCTGTTGGAGAGGAATCTCTGCGGAGGAACAGAGCGCTTTGGCATGGAGAGCTGCCGGGCCAGATCAGGCTCGCTGTGGCTGGTGTTGTTTTGACCCCTGGCCGCCGAGCCGACGGGTGTGTGACTTTTATCATACTGGTAAGTGGAAGCTGCTGTGTTCCTCTTCACAGTGGATCTCTTGGAATTGCTGATTACTTGCCGGTTCATGTTTTTCTCAAAACTGAGCTGCCGAGCCAAAGAATACATGTGtttgtaatgaaaaaataatattggCTCATGAGGGTTTATTTCACCAGCAACGAAGCAaggagacagactgacactggAGCTGGCAAAGGCAAATCAAATTGTGAAAGATCTCTCTGGTGTGTGACACTGCGGGTGGTTATATGAATGCCTGGCTGCTTCTACAGGAAAGGCTgctaaacacatttttgtgcaaggagacagagagactatGGAAGTATCTGGAAACAGGTTTTTGGGAAAGAATTAGTATAACTAATTTTTGACCcgtttctttttattttatttctttttattttggacGCCCGGTATACAGCTTGGCATACAGCTCTAgactgcaaaagaaaatgaatgtaatcaTGGTTATTTTTGCAAAAATGACACGTCAATAGTAGTGAACTGCAACACTGTGACTTTGATTCACTGGGAATTAGAAGTCAGTTCTCTGCATTCCCCACAGATCAGGGCTGTAGGAAGGATTTTATAAATACACAACCCACCCCTCTGAATGTTTTGAGCGGCTATCAAAGAAATGTATAAATTTTCCAATTATTTCATTCTTAATAAGACCAAAGCTTCACAAACCAGCATGTGTAATTTGTGCAAAGCTGTAAAATATAAACTCCTCCTGAggttttttaaaacaacaaaactgcagGAGCAAACCTCAGTTATGGCTACAGCCTCAGAGTCACGTGATTTTCTCTATAATAACACTGTGATGATAAAACAGTGAGAAGAGTTGTTCTTGCAGTCAAAGgtgcaataaaaaaagacagataagATCTATAACTTACAGTTTTAGAGATGCCATTTCCAAAGAAAACCATCCCATTAGATGTACTCGACTGTGACTTCAAACCATCCACGAACACAGAGTCGTATGAAGGGCCTGAGGAAAAATGTGCAGGGTTATCAGCTGTTATCATATGTACAATACATACCTGAGATCACTGCCACTAATTTATCACCTCTGTCTAAGGAGAAAGGAAAGGCGGTTATGTATTCAGTTACCTGGCGGCAAGTCTGATCTAAATCTACGACAGTGTATTGGGAAAGCCGGCCGACACTTAAGACAGAAGGGCAACATGAAATAGTAGAAGTCTGTGTGGACTCTTGTTCAATATACCTGTACCAGCCTTATTTTGATAGTAGGCATattctattgatcatgttaAATCAATAATCACTTGTATCCTATGTTTAAATATAATTctagttgattttttttcaatcatAATTCTGAGCATTGGAAACATATACACCTATCAGccattaaacaacattaaaaccatttaccagctttaatgttgtggctgggattttagaaatactgaggtcaCATGTGCCCCAAATGACCCAATACACCActcttagaaaaaaaagaaattactaaccacaaaccaaaaatatctcttaactttttaaaaatgtattcccCAACATGAGTCTAAATAGTGTTTGAAAGCTTTCTTCATGCACAAGTGCAGAGGCCTTTAATCAAtgaatttattattttgatgGCTTAAAATTACTAAAATTAGTCTAAAAAAATATAATGGAATCAGCTTACAATGTACCCACCATGTATAGATTtaggtttgattaaaaaaaaaagtaaaaaataaacataaattcaccaaaacataaaaatgacataaacaatatCCTGAAAATCCCAAGGACGTGCCCTCAGTGTTCTTTAGGCCTGTTTTTAATGATATATTCTGCAGTTTTCAACAATCACTGCTTGTGACTCAACACAACTATAAACTCCAACTAAAACAACCACAAGTCCGTCCACTTTCTCTACAGCCTAACAGAAGCTCGtctgtgaaaatatgaaattcTTGATCAGTTATACAAAGCAATACAGGTTTACATCTCAACATAAAGGTCTTAATGGCGTTCCAATACTTTTCTCAGCTGCCAGGGATTCGGTCTGGAGGTATTCTGATTCCTGGAGCTAAAATACTGGAATAAGCCTTAAAAgattttaatgataaaaactCTCTTAAAGTTGCTCAAGGTCCCTAAATGAGGTTTCTCAGTGTCCTGAGTTGTATCTACGGCCCAGGTGAACAGGCTGCTCTTACTTGTTGGAGATAAAGAAGTAGATCCACTCCTGGTGCTAGACTGCCTCGACTTCGTCCTCCTGATAGTCTGCACTTGTTCCAGGACGCGCTGTTGTCCTGATCGGTACTGGTTAACGGACGGCACGGCCAGCGAGGTGTCGTCCACATTGCCGATGGCGATGACTGACTTCAGCGGATCCAAACTCGCCATTTTTCCCCCCGACCTGTCCGTGTGTGGCCCGACGACGTCCAAAGCGAGGATCGTTCGGCAATCCCGTCAGCTGCGGAGTGTCTGTGTTGTCTGCGGTAATAAAAGTGCACCTtgccctgccctgccctgccctgcaCCGTGAGACCGCACCCACTAAAGCACAAAAGACCTGCAAGACTCAACCGTATTGTGCCATTAACTCTCACTCTTTGCACTTTCTCATGCTTGTCTTGACAAATACCTCTCGGCTGCGTGGTGGACGTCCCGCTGAGTAAAGTACTCCCCAcagacaaactgagaaactgagcAACTATTCAATCAAGTACGATTTAGGGATTAGGCTACTttagtatttctattttatgatACAATACATTGCTGCTTCCACTGTATTTACAGAGGTAAATATTGTCCTTGCTCCACTGCAAATACATGACTGTTACACTGTATATGAAGAAATTCATCTAAAACCTATGATGAgctattaaaaaataacattactgATGTAAACAAGTTAGCTCCACCTTCACCAGCTACAACATAAATGCCTAAACACTGTCAGTAATGATAAGAAGAAAGAATCAAATCCTATACCTGAGTGAAACTACATCAATGTAAATCCCACATAATTAAAAGTACTTAAAGTGCACTTAAAGTATGAAAGGTAGAGGTAGTTGTGACCCTGTGATTGACATATTATTATAGGTGACACTTGATCCTGATGCATCAGTGCCATATATCATTTTAGTGCTGTAGCTGGCTACTTTGAACTACTTTAGAAACTTAAGGTCAAGTGGCTCCCAACCCTaaggtcacaagataaatctgaggggtcatgagTTGATTAATGGTGTAAGAAACAGGAGTTCTGCTACAgaaattttttgtttttgttattgtgtcatTTTACCACTCTGGGCCTCAAATTATTCAGATGAAACAACTGGAGAGGTTTAGAAGGTAAATGTTTCTTTGGTCAAACAGCTAACTGAAACATGGGCCCTGAGTGGTTTGTGTGTaaattttatgtaattttaaTCCGAAAAGGAACTCACACCTGCAGCTGTAAAATCTACAGattgcagtaaaagtgaataCAGTTGTGGAAGAGTAGAATAAAGTAGCATGGAGATACTCAAGTATGAGTCCTTCATAAttgtatttgagtaaatgtacacaCAAATGAACACTTAGAAGAGGGCTGGGTTGCATGAGTACTTCTACTTTTTTTGTTAATAATACTCCTgtaattttaaatgcaggacttttacttgtaattgagTGATGATATTTTACCGGTGATTTTCAAGCTAAGGATCTGAGTATACTATACTGGTCTGGGGAAACATCTGATACAGCTGTGGTTCACAAGGTCTGGGCAAAGACAGTTAAATATACTGTAGGCTACAACCATTCATGTCACGCCACTCAATCAAACACAATGGtgcacaaacaacacataaTATAAACAACACATAGTACAGACTAGATTAAAGTAAGTTTACCCTCCACTACAGCTGAGTCCAGACCTGTTTACCATGCATATTATTCATCCATCTGCCGCCACTGTAAGCATGGGAAAATTGAActgcaagacagaaaaaatatgttttagcaTAGGAAATCagtttcattcatgttttgtttttattttgtaatgatgCTAAAACAGGAAAGTAGAATAGAATGAGAGGACCTGGCTAataatattggaaattaactATACTCATCAGCTCATTGTGGGTGAGCTCCTTTTGACTTATGGTAACTTGGCTGGGCTTCCACATCCACTGCAAATATGTCAAATCGCCCTGCCAAACAATCATTCTCAAAACTGGTGATAGCATAGTTTTTCTCTTCAGAGTCTGTATTcttcaaatttctttttttccttctcttaaTGAGCTCTGGAAGAAAATTCAATCCTGTTCTTTGACAAAGTCACCTTTTCTTATAAAAGAGAGTAGCACTGAATGCAGTGGTTCCTGTAATGTTTACTTGGTGCTAAGTACaagaattatttttatttgcactgGGAAAAAATTGAGAATTTAAATGTACCACACCCATGCTCTTACCCTGAGGGTGTACATGTGCCAGCTGGTAAATGGGTCCAGGCGAATCTgtcatctcctccctcctgtgcttgtttttttttttttttttttccgtctTGTAATATCTGCTAATGAGCCAGTTTGGTGATTCATTATGAGCAGAGACTGTTTTGATTTGGAAAGATCACCTGTGGGATGTCCTTAAGATGCCCTCTAGTGGTGAATGTGTGAACCTTCACAAATCATTGTGAAGGTCTAAAACACTGTCTGCAGTCACCTTTATGCAGAGCCACATCAGTCAAGAAGCATGAGTGTAATGTCTTTATTATTGCTTTCATGATCATGCTCATCACAATTTTCAATTGGAATGAACATCAGGGGTCATCTGAAATTCTGTGAAccttaaaaagataaaaaactACAGAGTACTTTTCATACACTGAGGTGACATTGTTAGGCTCTAGCTAAATCATAACACTGTTGTACAGTGATATGGAACATTAAGTAATTTCCCAGCATACATAAAAAGAAGTGGTTTATCTGGTTAGTCAACTAAGTGCACTGCACACTAAAGATATATTAAGTGATTTTAATTTTCTACCGCACAAAAGGCTTTGCAGAGGTAATTCATGTGATCAAATTAGGCAGAAGTTAAGAGTATATATGACAGAATAGCTTAAGCACATTCCCACAGCTATAGTTTGGGAAAGAGGAGTGTAGATTGTCTCTGACATAAAGATACTTTCTAGTGCAAGATGAGAACTGAGACATGCAGATAAACTTTGTCCCTTTTCCTACAGTATACTAAGCTGAGAAGTGTAAACCAATGCCTTAGGATCCTTGTCTTTAAGTGCTACAG of Lates calcarifer isolate ASB-BC8 linkage group LG12, TLL_Latcal_v3, whole genome shotgun sequence contains these proteins:
- the pkp1b gene encoding plakophilin-1, producing the protein MASLDPLKSVIAIGNVDDTSLAVPSVNQYRSGQQRVLEQVQTIRRTKSRQSSTRSGSTSLSPTSPSYDSVFVDGLKSQSSTSNGMVFFGNGISKTLSFEKNMNRQVISNSKRSTVKRNTAASTYQYDKSHTPVGSAARGQNNTSHSEPDLARQLSMPKRSVPPQRFLSNRGTYKAERAISQYITNTTAAQHQFMSTTTGQPQYTMNGTSQIKTNNQFICSQIDTPKQLSKLQVTEDTTKNKADSGCMGTNGNSGVADITMKEAVECLSSNDETYQHCGASYIQHHTFVDDKAKEEVLKFNGIPPLVALLHSPSSQVSQTASAALRNLSFKSDNNKEVIHRSGGITEAVALLRDTDSGEIQKQLTGLLWNLSSADDLKPDLLKSALPVLMERVILPYTTGPDRTTQDPEAFYHATGCLRNLSSSKQNNRQVMRKCRGLVDSLVSYVKDCVEAGKPDDKSIENCVCILHNLTFQLEAEAPTLFSRITALAKTVNRSQSQSDAGPIGCFNPQNKSPEQERHFDFPVVEDPQPTGAGWLFHSKTLQSYLNLLSTSQREETQEACCGALQNLTAHEGIVSSVMSQTIVQKLNGLRVISPLLRSNKVNIQRNTVALVGNLTKNPNLHNAMARKALPELLGIITESTKEGNESDDTLAMACQVANSLLMKEPEMGKHLLNKNLIKSLMSLSQNDYLPKSSKAASLFLYNLWSEKDLQSFLKKQGMTKSSFVNDVTTTALKSVQVID